The proteins below come from a single Halostagnicola larsenii XH-48 genomic window:
- the aspS gene encoding aspartate--tRNA(Asn) ligase: MQDRTYTADAEPGDDVTVAGWVHEIRDLGGIAFLILRDATGKIQVKFEKDEMDEDLVETGLGVARESVVKVSGAVEEEPRAPTGVEVTPESLEVISAADPELPLDPSGKVDAEMSTRLDNRTLDLRKEEVQAVFEIRAEILRAVREQFREFGSTEITTPKIVATGTEGGTELFPITYFGEEAFMNQSPQLFKQLIAGSNVERVFEIGPIFRAEEHNTPRHLNEATSIDFEGAFCDQNDAMDVVEGVVTAAYEAISENCQDELEALGLEEEFEVPDEAFPRISYEDAIERINATGELDEQLVWGDDLSTAAEEALGADVGGHYFITDWPSEIKPFYIKDHDDDEQLSTGFDLMHPRMELVSGGQREHRHEKLIEGFEQQGLDPDQFEYYTKMFKYGMPPHAGFGLGGERLVMTILGLENIREAVLFPRDRQRLSP; this comes from the coding sequence ATGCAGGACAGAACCTACACTGCCGACGCCGAGCCAGGTGACGACGTAACCGTCGCCGGGTGGGTCCACGAGATCCGAGACCTCGGCGGCATCGCCTTCTTGATCCTCCGCGACGCGACCGGGAAGATCCAAGTCAAGTTCGAGAAAGACGAGATGGACGAGGACCTCGTCGAGACGGGACTCGGCGTCGCTCGAGAGAGCGTCGTGAAAGTCTCCGGCGCAGTCGAGGAAGAACCGCGCGCGCCGACGGGTGTCGAAGTGACGCCCGAATCGCTCGAGGTCATCTCGGCTGCGGATCCCGAACTGCCGCTCGATCCGTCGGGGAAGGTCGACGCGGAGATGTCGACCCGACTGGACAACCGGACCCTCGACCTCCGCAAGGAGGAGGTACAGGCCGTCTTCGAGATCCGCGCGGAGATCCTTCGGGCCGTTCGCGAGCAGTTCCGCGAGTTCGGTTCGACGGAGATCACCACGCCGAAAATCGTCGCGACGGGGACCGAGGGCGGGACGGAACTGTTCCCGATCACGTACTTTGGCGAGGAGGCCTTCATGAACCAGTCGCCGCAGCTGTTCAAGCAACTCATCGCCGGCTCGAACGTCGAGCGGGTCTTCGAAATCGGCCCGATCTTCCGCGCCGAAGAGCACAACACGCCGCGACACCTGAACGAGGCGACCTCGATCGACTTCGAGGGCGCGTTCTGCGACCAGAACGACGCGATGGATGTCGTCGAAGGCGTCGTCACCGCAGCTTACGAGGCGATTTCGGAGAACTGTCAGGACGAACTCGAGGCGCTCGGTCTCGAGGAGGAGTTCGAGGTGCCCGACGAGGCGTTCCCGCGCATCAGCTACGAGGACGCCATCGAGCGGATCAACGCCACGGGTGAACTGGACGAACAGCTCGTCTGGGGCGACGACCTCTCGACGGCGGCAGAAGAGGCCCTCGGCGCCGACGTCGGCGGCCACTACTTCATCACCGACTGGCCGAGCGAGATCAAGCCGTTCTACATCAAAGACCACGACGACGACGAACAGCTCTCGACCGGCTTCGATCTGATGCATCCGCGGATGGAACTCGTCTCCGGCGGCCAGCGCGAACACCGACACGAGAAGCTCATCGAAGGCTTCGAACAGCAGGGACTCGACCCCGACCAGTTCGAGTACTACACGAAGATGTTCAAGTACGGCATGCCGCCCCACGCCGGCTTCGGACTCGGCGGCGAGCGACTCGTGATGACGATTCTCGGCCTCGAGAACATTCGAGAGGCTGTTCTCTTCCCGCGTGATCGTCAACGTCTGAGTCCGTAG
- a CDS encoding SIR2 family NAD-dependent protein deacylase codes for MDDLERLADEVERNGTVVAFTGAGISAPSGVPTFRGEGGVWERFDEGQFTYGRFRRDPAGFWEDRLELHEAMFGDGYEPNVAHDALATLGAAGYVDAIITQNTDGLHERALPANETNADEGWQNESGTDRDDETTLLELHGNAHRAVCTACGRRIDAEEAFDRVADGELPPTCDCGGTYKPDVVLFGEQLSGATLQRARTLARESDIFLAIGSSLVVEPAASLPRAASSTGATLGIVNLESTPCDDAAAVVRREDVTTALPRLQTLVLE; via the coding sequence ATGGACGACCTCGAGCGACTCGCCGACGAAGTCGAACGAAACGGGACGGTCGTGGCGTTCACCGGCGCAGGAATCTCCGCGCCCTCGGGCGTCCCGACGTTCCGGGGTGAGGGCGGCGTCTGGGAGCGCTTCGACGAAGGCCAGTTCACCTACGGTCGATTCCGGCGGGATCCGGCCGGATTCTGGGAGGATCGACTCGAGCTCCACGAGGCGATGTTTGGCGACGGCTACGAACCGAACGTCGCCCACGATGCGCTCGCGACGTTGGGAGCGGCGGGGTACGTCGACGCGATCATCACACAGAACACGGACGGGTTGCACGAGCGGGCGTTGCCGGCTAACGAAACGAATGCTGACGAGGGGTGGCAGAACGAATCCGGTACCGACCGCGACGATGAGACGACGCTGCTCGAGCTTCACGGGAACGCACATCGAGCGGTCTGTACGGCCTGCGGTCGTCGGATCGACGCCGAGGAAGCGTTCGACCGAGTCGCTGATGGCGAACTCCCGCCGACCTGTGACTGCGGCGGGACGTACAAACCCGACGTCGTGCTCTTCGGCGAGCAGCTTTCGGGTGCGACGCTCCAGCGCGCTCGCACTCTGGCTCGCGAAAGCGACATCTTCCTCGCTATCGGTTCGTCGCTCGTCGTCGAACCCGCCGCCTCGCTCCCTCGAGCGGCGAGTTCGACCGGGGCGACCCTCGGAATCGTCAACCTGGAGTCGACGCCCTGTGACGACGCTGCGGCGGTCGTCCGTCGCGAGGAC